A genome region from Aestuariivirga litoralis includes the following:
- a CDS encoding adenylate/guanylate cyclase domain-containing protein, with translation MIEADESAAHELVSRVFRERVEPSMTNAGGSIFKTMGDGILAEFTSLVSAMEWAAQLQQELFDSPLRAPDSLPLRFRIGIVLADVMEEGADRFGEGINLAVRVQARAPPGGMCITKWSHEYLAGKLDLVFDDIGSQPLKNVTKTVRLFVWHPDRRVQQAAVKEAFGAPSQATQDFGRPSLAVLAFENMSTDPEQTHFADAVVEELTATLSRVGDFLVIARNSAFAYKGTNVDVRRIGQDLGVRYLLEGSVRTAGERVRITAQLIEAETGSHIWAGKEEGTRSDLFDLQDRIAEMVAGAVYPSVRRAEIERARKKRPDNLEAYDLVMRALPYLWAHRMYENPVAIQLLDKALKLDPNYGLAAALCAWAHAQQVAYQWTENNGGERLKGLALIERAAASVQDDATGLTALGTAVMLLEGNAARALSFVDRALKLDKNHAWAWMRRGFGLVYVGKPKEALESFARAERLSPLDPFAFNMRVGIGLAHFSLGDLEEAMRFAQMVLDERPGLSWPLRDMAVYKATVGDFETAKRALATFADGRPPMDVASVRDSLKFMHAPLLEKYLAGLRLSGLPETHPPKES, from the coding sequence ATGATCGAAGCCGACGAGTCTGCCGCGCACGAGCTTGTGTCGAGGGTTTTCCGCGAGCGCGTCGAACCGAGCATGACCAATGCCGGCGGGAGCATCTTCAAAACGATGGGCGACGGCATCCTGGCCGAATTCACCAGCCTGGTATCTGCCATGGAATGGGCCGCTCAACTTCAACAAGAACTTTTCGATTCACCTCTGAGGGCGCCTGACAGTTTGCCGCTCAGATTTCGGATCGGAATTGTTCTCGCCGATGTCATGGAGGAAGGTGCGGATCGTTTTGGGGAAGGCATCAATCTGGCGGTGCGCGTGCAAGCGAGGGCGCCACCTGGCGGGATGTGCATCACCAAGTGGAGTCACGAATACCTTGCCGGCAAACTTGATTTGGTTTTCGACGATATTGGATCACAACCCCTCAAGAATGTGACCAAGACCGTGCGGCTCTTCGTCTGGCATCCTGATCGGCGGGTGCAGCAGGCTGCCGTCAAAGAGGCATTCGGCGCACCTTCCCAAGCGACGCAGGATTTTGGCCGCCCATCCCTTGCCGTGCTTGCTTTTGAAAATATGTCCACCGACCCGGAACAAACGCATTTTGCCGATGCTGTGGTTGAAGAGCTGACGGCGACTTTGTCTCGCGTGGGAGATTTCCTGGTCATCGCCCGCAACTCCGCGTTCGCCTACAAGGGAACCAATGTTGACGTCCGCCGTATTGGGCAGGATCTCGGCGTGCGCTACCTTCTCGAGGGCAGCGTGAGAACCGCTGGCGAGCGGGTGCGGATCACAGCTCAACTTATCGAAGCGGAAACGGGATCGCATATCTGGGCGGGCAAGGAAGAAGGCACGCGTTCTGATCTATTCGATCTTCAAGACCGTATCGCGGAGATGGTTGCAGGAGCCGTGTACCCTTCGGTGCGTCGCGCCGAGATTGAAAGAGCACGCAAGAAGCGGCCGGACAATCTTGAAGCGTATGACTTGGTGATGCGAGCACTTCCATATCTCTGGGCACACCGCATGTACGAGAATCCGGTCGCCATCCAGCTGCTCGATAAAGCCCTCAAACTCGATCCAAACTACGGACTTGCGGCAGCCCTATGCGCGTGGGCCCATGCTCAGCAGGTGGCTTATCAGTGGACTGAAAACAATGGCGGTGAACGCCTCAAGGGGTTAGCGCTTATCGAACGGGCCGCTGCATCGGTACAGGACGATGCCACGGGCCTCACCGCGCTGGGAACTGCGGTGATGTTGCTGGAGGGCAACGCCGCACGCGCGCTTTCTTTCGTCGACAGGGCGCTGAAGCTTGACAAGAACCATGCATGGGCCTGGATGCGGCGCGGTTTCGGTCTTGTCTATGTCGGAAAGCCAAAGGAGGCCTTGGAGTCCTTCGCGCGTGCTGAACGGCTTTCGCCGCTCGACCCGTTCGCCTTCAACATGCGTGTCGGAATTGGGCTTGCTCACTTCTCCCTTGGAGATCTGGAAGAAGCCATGCGTTTCGCCCAGATGGTACTCGATGAGCGGCCAGGACTTTCCTGGCCACTGCGTGACATGGCGGTTTATAAGGCTACCGTCGGAGATTTCGAGACGGCGAAGCGCGCCCTCGCCACGTTCGCCGATGGGCGTCCGCCCATGGATGTTGCGAGCGTTCGTGACAGCCTGAAGTTTATGCATGCGCCGTTGCTCGAAAAGTATCTCGCAGGACTTCGTCTCTCAGGTTTACCCGAGACGCATCCTCCAAAAGAGTCATGA
- a CDS encoding MarR family winged helix-turn-helix transcriptional regulator, translated as MSKSEKQQAAEGDLERLERLARLIRAAGHSGSLVPAQWEALRFLARANRFSNAPIVVAQYLGATKGTVSQTIRALVRRGLVTSVERSGDARSVSLVLTPEGRNLLAKDPLLSLETDIEDLGDKTRRRFGKALDELLAGEAKRQDQPRFGTCPSCRFFMPGDDQSACTSFGAKLNEDDMQRLCWRYRSPKDA; from the coding sequence ATGTCAAAATCCGAAAAACAGCAGGCCGCAGAAGGCGATCTGGAACGTCTCGAACGCCTGGCGCGCCTCATCCGCGCGGCGGGCCATTCCGGCAGTCTGGTCCCGGCGCAATGGGAAGCCTTGCGCTTTCTTGCCCGTGCCAACCGTTTTTCCAACGCACCCATCGTGGTGGCGCAATATCTCGGCGCCACCAAGGGCACGGTTTCGCAAACCATTCGTGCGCTGGTGCGGCGCGGGCTGGTCACTTCGGTGGAACGCAGTGGCGATGCCCGCTCGGTGTCGCTGGTGCTAACGCCAGAGGGCCGCAATCTTCTCGCCAAGGATCCGCTGCTCAGCCTGGAAACCGACATTGAGGATTTGGGCGACAAGACCAGGCGCCGTTTCGGCAAGGCATTGGATGAGTTGTTGGCGGGCGAAGCCAAGCGCCAGGATCAGCCGCGCTTTGGCACGTGCCCCTCATGCCGCTTTTTCATGCCGGGGGATGATCAGTCGGCCTGCACCAGTTTCGGCGCCAAGCTGAATGAGGATGACATGCAGCGCCTGTGCTGGCGCTACCGTTCGCCGAAGGACGCGTGA
- a CDS encoding TadE/TadG family type IV pilus assembly protein yields the protein MKQMFKRFLKAQSGAAAVEAVLILPFLFILYFSLQDFTALVTFNRKITLTSATLSDTIAQYQTTVVRSDITDMFNAVGMIMQPTPSANVRVNLYGYYLNGTTPTIRWQANNGSGPTCAAPDTSTYATLMTSGNDLVVAVTCMNYTPWVATFFGQSLVGGTTFLLSQTIASRPRASATLSCVTTSGGTTACSS from the coding sequence ATGAAACAGATGTTCAAGCGTTTTCTCAAGGCACAATCTGGTGCTGCCGCTGTGGAAGCAGTGCTCATCCTGCCGTTTTTGTTCATCCTGTATTTCAGCTTGCAGGACTTCACCGCGCTGGTGACCTTCAACCGCAAGATCACTTTGACGTCGGCCACCCTCAGTGACACGATCGCGCAATATCAAACCACTGTGGTGCGCAGCGACATTACTGATATGTTCAACGCCGTCGGCATGATCATGCAGCCCACGCCTTCTGCCAATGTGCGCGTCAATCTCTATGGCTACTACCTCAATGGCACCACGCCCACGATCAGGTGGCAGGCGAATAATGGCTCTGGCCCGACCTGCGCTGCGCCCGATACCAGCACCTATGCGACCTTGATGACCTCTGGCAATGACCTCGTGGTGGCTGTCACCTGCATGAACTACACGCCCTGGGTGGCGACGTTCTTCGGCCAATCGCTGGTGGGCGGTACGACCTTCCTGCTCAGCCAAACGATCGCCTCGCGTCCGCGTGCTTCAGCCACTTTGAGCTGTGTGACCACATCGGGCGGCACCACCGCCTGCAGCAGCTAA
- a CDS encoding TadE/TadG family type IV pilus assembly protein, whose product MLKRWIAKCCISLSRFERSERGVAAIEFALLAPPFFLILGAIMETGLMFFAEYTIQTAVQDSARLVRTGQVQGVLSASQFKAKICNLVSVILDCTSGVTVYVRSATNFATLKSTVPDFLTIGPTVGSTQGASACYDTGTTSKPAVVVATYDWKFNMLGMSQLSNISGGTTRRLVGFAIFQNEPFPSSSTSSC is encoded by the coding sequence ATGCTGAAGCGATGGATTGCCAAATGCTGCATCTCCCTCAGCCGCTTTGAACGTTCGGAGCGGGGTGTGGCCGCCATTGAATTCGCTTTGCTGGCACCGCCGTTTTTCCTGATCCTGGGTGCGATCATGGAAACCGGCCTGATGTTTTTTGCCGAATACACGATCCAGACGGCGGTACAGGATTCTGCCCGACTGGTGCGCACTGGCCAGGTGCAGGGCGTGCTTTCCGCTTCGCAATTCAAGGCCAAGATCTGCAATCTGGTCAGCGTCATTCTGGATTGCACCAGCGGTGTTACCGTCTATGTCCGCTCGGCCACCAATTTTGCCACCCTGAAATCCACCGTGCCAGACTTCCTGACTATTGGCCCCACCGTCGGCAGCACGCAAGGTGCGAGCGCTTGCTATGATACCGGCACCACATCAAAGCCCGCTGTGGTGGTTGCCACCTATGACTGGAAGTTCAACATGCTGGGCATGAGCCAGCTGAGCAATATTTCCGGTGGCACCACGCGCCGGCTTGTCGGCTTTGCGATTTTCCAGAACGAGCCGTTCCCCTCGTCAAGCACATCGAGCTGCTGA
- a CDS encoding pilus assembly protein N-terminal domain-containing protein, with product MKFASGLKWASAAVLLIASAGLAHAGMPLVVQMDQSQLLELPADPGTIIVGNPSIADVSLNGRQLFVHGHSFGETNLMIFDGKGQKIADFEVTVSHDTQNQLSLYMGNNTNGPTRYTYSCAPNCEQNMMVGDNNTYLQQTLTGNASKLGFATGTKSAGGGGGDASGGSAGAQ from the coding sequence ATGAAATTTGCCTCAGGCCTGAAATGGGCCTCCGCCGCCGTGCTGCTGATTGCGAGCGCAGGTTTGGCCCATGCCGGCATGCCTCTCGTTGTACAGATGGATCAGAGCCAGCTTCTGGAATTGCCCGCCGATCCGGGCACCATCATTGTCGGGAACCCGTCGATTGCCGACGTTTCGCTGAATGGCCGCCAGCTTTTCGTGCATGGGCATTCCTTCGGCGAGACCAATCTGATGATTTTTGACGGCAAGGGCCAGAAAATCGCAGATTTTGAAGTGACCGTGAGCCATGACACGCAGAACCAGCTCAGCCTCTATATGGGCAACAACACCAATGGCCCGACACGCTACACCTATTCCTGCGCGCCCAATTGCGAGCAGAACATGATGGTGGGTGACAACAACACTTACCTGCAGCAGACGCTTACGGGCAATGCATCCAAGCTGGGCTTTGCCACGGGCACCAAATCCGCTGGCGGCGGCGGGGGCGATGCAAGCGGCGGCAGCGCGGGCGCACAATAA
- a CDS encoding A24 family peptidase — MLQNLCVFLLPSLLILAAASDVMSFRIPNWLTLLTAGLFFPMALAAHMPWPEFGSHLAAGGILFVVGFLFFQAGIFGGGDAKLMAAAGLWFGTASMLPFLFMTALAGGVLALAVAFWSAFMVTWEIEGDAAPFARLGQKLRALGPNVPYGFAFALGGIIAFKDTWWMNAIN, encoded by the coding sequence ATGCTGCAAAATCTTTGTGTATTCCTTCTTCCTTCGTTGCTGATCCTGGCCGCTGCCAGCGATGTGATGTCATTCCGCATCCCCAATTGGCTCACACTTCTCACCGCTGGCCTGTTTTTCCCGATGGCGCTGGCTGCCCACATGCCCTGGCCGGAATTCGGCTCGCACCTGGCAGCCGGTGGCATTCTCTTTGTGGTCGGCTTTCTTTTTTTCCAGGCCGGGATTTTCGGTGGTGGCGATGCCAAGCTGATGGCTGCGGCTGGACTTTGGTTTGGAACTGCATCCATGCTGCCCTTCTTGTTCATGACGGCGCTGGCCGGTGGCGTTCTGGCGCTTGCCGTGGCCTTCTGGTCGGCCTTCATGGTGACATGGGAGATTGAGGGTGATGCAGCCCCCTTTGCACGTTTGGGCCAGAAGCTGCGGGCCTTGGGCCCCAATGTTCCTTACGGTTTTGCCTTCGCCTTGGGCGGCATCATTGCCTTCAAGGACACCTGGTGGATGAACGCCATCAACTAG
- the cpaB gene encoding Flp pilus assembly protein CpaB: protein MSKMRVVALAGAVICAAVAGLMAKNLLSRKQVVQQEVIVKSETVDVLVAGKDLQMGDKLSDGLSWKAWPKDNVMPAMITRDAKPSAETDLALARVRVPIYGGEPIIDKKILLPSNSSFMSAILPKGMRAISVAISSRSSAGGFILPNDRVDVILTRKFTDKKSGMQAARSQVVISNVRVLAVNQIFKQADDGGQVSVDKGETATLELSSEQSEAIAQAESTGELSLALRSIAENEGKSPDQIEPELEGRFKNKSGDGGAGPIVVRAGNESDAADL from the coding sequence ATGAGTAAGATGCGTGTAGTGGCGCTTGCCGGAGCTGTAATTTGCGCAGCTGTTGCCGGCTTGATGGCCAAGAATCTGCTCAGCCGCAAGCAAGTTGTCCAGCAGGAAGTCATCGTCAAATCTGAGACTGTGGACGTGCTGGTGGCCGGCAAAGACCTTCAGATGGGCGACAAGTTGTCTGATGGCCTGAGCTGGAAAGCCTGGCCCAAGGATAATGTCATGCCCGCCATGATCACCCGGGATGCCAAGCCCTCGGCGGAAACCGATCTGGCCTTGGCGCGCGTGCGCGTGCCGATCTATGGCGGCGAACCCATCATCGACAAAAAGATTTTGCTGCCATCCAACAGCAGCTTCATGAGCGCCATCCTGCCCAAGGGCATGCGCGCCATTTCGGTCGCCATTTCCTCGCGCTCATCAGCCGGCGGCTTCATCCTGCCGAATGACCGTGTTGACGTCATCCTGACGCGCAAATTCACCGACAAGAAATCCGGCATGCAGGCCGCGCGCAGCCAGGTGGTGATCAGCAATGTGCGTGTGCTGGCCGTGAACCAGATCTTCAAGCAGGCCGATGATGGCGGTCAGGTCTCGGTGGACAAGGGCGAAACTGCAACGCTCGAGCTTTCATCCGAACAGTCCGAGGCCATTGCCCAGGCCGAATCGACCGGGGAGCTTTCGCTCGCCCTGCGCTCGATTGCCGAGAATGAGGGCAAGTCGCCCGACCAGATCGAGCCTGAACTGGAAGGCCGTTTCAAGAACAAGTCCGGCGATGGCGGTGCAGGCCCCATCGTGGTGCGGGCTGGCAATGAATCCGATGCGGCCGATCTGTGA
- a CDS encoding type II and III secretion system protein family protein: MTKINTSSYALRSGLKAAARIAVLLMAVILPQVVTAGMAKATDMTPQQSQSSRFFRLALNKSAVVSLPADAKDVVIGNNEIVDVIVKNKSTAYLFARKMGSTNIFFFDGSGQQIMALDLEVAVDTMALQNLIRRTLPGTHITVDVLGANVVLGGIAMNAQEAKTAIDLANQYIAQAEVTVTSTSTTTTGGGLIVNTIKIAGEDQVMLQVKIVEIQRDVLKQWGVNFGAAINAGSFAFNLSNINPFTNVEMAPGAGYGISTADSAGNSFTSIIRAMEGDGVLRMLAEPNLTAVSGQAASFKAGGEFPYQTCHISNTDRQCSIEFKPYGVGLDFTPTVLTEGRINLKIHTAVSELTQPQFGSLDKAGGVPALTTRAADTVLEIPDGGSMMLAGLIRDTTRQNINGTPGLKKLPILGALFRSREFISNQTELVVLVTPHIVRSVAQKQLESPAKNFNDATDVQSVLFGRLNRVYGSKDKEAPRGRYGGQVGYIVE, from the coding sequence ATGACCAAAATCAACACTTCTTCTTACGCTCTTCGCTCTGGCCTCAAGGCCGCAGCCCGGATTGCCGTCCTGCTGATGGCGGTGATCCTGCCGCAGGTCGTTACCGCCGGCATGGCCAAGGCCACCGACATGACGCCCCAGCAGTCGCAGAGCTCGCGCTTCTTCCGCTTGGCCCTTAACAAGTCTGCCGTGGTCAGCTTGCCGGCTGATGCCAAGGACGTGGTGATCGGCAACAATGAAATTGTCGACGTGATCGTCAAGAACAAGAGCACGGCTTATCTGTTTGCCCGCAAGATGGGCTCCACCAACATTTTCTTCTTTGATGGCAGTGGCCAGCAGATCATGGCGCTCGACCTTGAGGTCGCGGTTGATACCATGGCCCTGCAGAACCTGATCCGCCGCACGCTGCCTGGCACCCACATCACCGTTGATGTGCTGGGCGCCAATGTGGTGCTGGGCGGCATCGCCATGAATGCCCAGGAAGCGAAAACCGCCATCGACCTGGCCAATCAATATATTGCCCAGGCCGAAGTCACCGTCACCAGCACATCAACCACCACCACGGGCGGTGGCCTGATCGTCAACACTATCAAGATCGCCGGTGAAGACCAGGTGATGCTGCAGGTGAAGATCGTCGAAATCCAGCGTGACGTGCTGAAGCAGTGGGGCGTGAATTTCGGCGCTGCCATCAATGCCGGCTCCTTCGCCTTCAACCTGTCCAACATCAATCCCTTCACCAATGTCGAAATGGCACCGGGTGCCGGCTATGGGATCAGCACCGCCGACAGTGCTGGCAACAGCTTCACCAGCATCATCCGTGCGATGGAAGGCGATGGCGTGCTGCGCATGCTGGCCGAACCAAACCTGACAGCCGTTTCTGGCCAGGCGGCTTCTTTCAAAGCCGGTGGCGAATTTCCCTACCAGACCTGCCATATCTCAAACACTGACCGCCAGTGCTCGATCGAATTCAAGCCCTATGGCGTGGGCCTTGATTTCACCCCCACGGTGCTGACCGAGGGCCGCATCAATCTCAAGATCCACACAGCGGTGAGCGAATTGACCCAGCCGCAGTTTGGTTCGCTGGACAAGGCCGGTGGCGTCCCCGCGCTCACCACCCGCGCTGCTGACACCGTTCTTGAAATTCCGGATGGCGGCTCGATGATGCTGGCCGGTCTGATTCGCGACACGACGCGCCAGAATATCAATGGCACGCCGGGCCTGAAGAAGCTCCCGATCCTCGGTGCACTTTTCCGCAGCCGTGAATTCATCAGCAACCAGACGGAGCTCGTCGTGCTGGTCACGCCGCACATTGTACGCAGCGTGGCGCAGAAGCAGCTCGAATCTCCCGCGAAGAATTTTAATGACGCAACCGACGTGCAGTCGGTTCTCTTTGGCCGCCTGAACCGCGTCTATGGCTCCAAGGATAAAGAGGCTCCGCGTGGCCGTTACGGTGGCCAGGTTGGCTACATTGTTGAGTGA
- a CDS encoding CpaD family pilus assembly protein has product MQHHTVSFSRFTTSLLLVASLFTLSGCMADQMMTGSTDPAPSRGSDRFPIEVVKGPQILQIDARGGRLSLEQTNAVRSFVHQAQAAGVTPMTVSRPSGKGPSFQIAGEVARVLSEEGVQQDRVHFETYRGAGNGPVRISFVSSYAKTKTCGDWSEDLTTTASNDGYPNLGCAVQSNIAAMVANPETLDVPKPASIKQAGTSVLAVQRQERSVNEVTIPSNYGYTP; this is encoded by the coding sequence ATGCAACATCACACAGTTTCCTTCTCTCGCTTCACCACCTCGCTCCTACTCGTGGCTTCGCTGTTCACGCTTTCGGGCTGCATGGCTGACCAGATGATGACCGGATCAACTGATCCTGCCCCATCGCGCGGTTCAGACCGTTTCCCGATTGAAGTGGTGAAAGGCCCGCAGATCCTCCAGATCGATGCCCGCGGCGGCAGATTGAGCCTTGAACAGACCAATGCGGTCCGTTCCTTTGTGCATCAGGCGCAGGCCGCCGGTGTCACGCCGATGACCGTGTCGCGCCCCTCCGGCAAGGGGCCGTCCTTCCAGATCGCAGGCGAAGTTGCCCGCGTCCTCTCGGAAGAAGGCGTTCAGCAGGACCGAGTTCATTTTGAAACCTATCGCGGCGCCGGCAATGGTCCGGTGCGGATTTCCTTTGTCTCTTCCTATGCCAAGACCAAGACCTGCGGCGACTGGAGTGAGGACCTGACCACCACGGCCAGCAATGATGGCTATCCCAATCTGGGTTGCGCCGTGCAGTCCAACATTGCCGCCATGGTGGCCAATCCTGAAACTTTGGACGTTCCGAAGCCGGCAAGCATCAAGCAGGCTGGCACTTCTGTTCTCGCTGTCCAGCGCCAGGAGCGCTCGGTCAACGAAGTCACCATTCCTTCCAACTATGGCTACACCCCATAA
- a CDS encoding AAA family ATPase, with product MSIAAEHTASDLLPVAIVPRINIGVFCEDPRTENAMASAAADRRMSRAHVEIHSGGILGAAAHYANETTPNLVIVESRGASAVIMDQLAQLAEVCSAGTKVVVIGHVNDIVLFRELMKNHVSDYLVAPLDSLRIIESVAALYNDPKAAPLGRVIAFVGAKGGVGSSTLAHNVAYATSNSFDLETILTDLDLSFGTAALNYNQDGGGSFYEALASPDRVDSILLERLMSRLGKKLNLLNGSGALDRDMSIESNAVETVLGVLRQAAPVIVLDVPNAWSPWVKHTLLNADEIVVTATPELPSLRNTKNILDLLKPARPNDRQPLLVLNQVGMPKRPEIPASEFAKALGLEPVASIPHDPQTFGLAQGNGQMILEVAPKSKSAELLGHLSERLVGSPKSAAKAGKKSGLSSVLSMLKKKEA from the coding sequence ATGAGCATCGCTGCTGAACACACCGCATCCGACCTTCTGCCCGTGGCCATCGTGCCGCGCATCAATATCGGCGTGTTCTGTGAAGACCCGCGCACCGAAAACGCGATGGCCTCGGCCGCCGCTGACCGGCGCATGTCGAGAGCCCATGTTGAAATTCATTCCGGCGGCATCCTCGGTGCGGCGGCACACTATGCCAATGAAACCACGCCCAATCTGGTAATAGTGGAATCGCGCGGCGCATCCGCCGTGATCATGGACCAACTGGCCCAGCTGGCTGAAGTTTGCAGCGCCGGCACCAAGGTGGTGGTGATCGGTCACGTTAATGACATCGTGCTGTTCCGCGAGCTGATGAAAAATCACGTCAGCGATTACCTGGTGGCGCCGCTCGACTCGCTGCGCATCATTGAATCAGTCGCTGCCCTCTATAATGATCCCAAGGCCGCACCTTTGGGCCGGGTAATCGCCTTTGTTGGCGCCAAGGGCGGTGTGGGCTCGTCAACTTTGGCCCACAACGTGGCCTATGCCACATCCAATAGCTTTGATTTGGAAACCATCCTCACCGATCTCGATCTCTCATTCGGCACGGCAGCCTTGAACTACAATCAGGACGGTGGCGGCTCGTTCTATGAAGCGCTCGCTTCACCGGACCGCGTGGACTCGATCCTGCTGGAACGCCTGATGTCGCGCCTCGGCAAGAAGCTCAATCTGCTCAATGGTTCGGGTGCCCTCGACCGTGACATGAGCATTGAATCCAACGCGGTGGAAACCGTGCTCGGCGTGTTGCGCCAGGCAGCGCCCGTCATCGTGCTCGATGTGCCCAATGCCTGGTCGCCCTGGGTCAAGCACACGCTGCTGAACGCCGATGAAATTGTGGTCACCGCCACGCCGGAATTGCCGTCGCTGCGCAACACCAAGAATATTCTCGATTTGCTCAAGCCGGCGCGCCCCAATGACCGTCAGCCGTTGTTGGTGCTCAATCAGGTTGGCATGCCCAAGCGGCCGGAAATTCCAGCAAGCGAATTTGCCAAGGCGCTCGGCCTCGAGCCGGTAGCTTCAATCCCGCATGATCCGCAAACCTTTGGCCTCGCACAGGGCAACGGCCAGATGATCCTGGAAGTGGCACCCAAATCCAAATCCGCTGAACTGCTCGGCCATCTCAGCGAACGTCTGGTTGGCTCGCCAAAATCCGCTGCCAAGGCGGGCAAGAAATCCGGCCTGTCATCGGTACTCTCGATGCTGAAAAAGAAGGAAGCCTAA
- a CDS encoding CpaF family protein: MFGKKSEEGAPSFRLPPAPAAQPAAPHPAAAAPSIPDVKPTARPAVAAAPAVSIERQKSESYYDIKTTIFNALIDAIDLTQLGQLDRGAARDEIRDIVNEIISLKDVVMSIAEQEELLEDICNDVLGYGPLEPLLARDDIADIMVNGANDVFIEVDGKMQKTGVRFRDNAQLLNVCQRIVSQVGRRVDEASPICDARLPDGSRVNVIAPPLSLDGCALTIRKFKKDRLKLANLVKFNSITPEGATILEIIGRVRCNILISGGTGSGKTTLLNCMTGSIDSDERIITCEDAAELQLQQPHVVRLETRPPNLEGEGAITMRDLVKNCLRMRPERIIVGEVRGPEAFDLLQAMNTGHDGSMGTLHANSPREAISRVESMITMGGFSLPSKTIKEMIVGSIDIIIQASRLRDGSRKITHITEVTGMEGDVIITQDLFVYEIEGEASDGKVAGAHRSTGIARPAFWDKARYYGEERRLAEAMEKAEARNDAAGRK, from the coding sequence ATGTTCGGCAAGAAGTCCGAAGAAGGCGCACCATCATTCAGGCTTCCGCCCGCACCGGCGGCCCAGCCGGCTGCCCCGCATCCTGCCGCAGCAGCACCCAGCATCCCTGATGTGAAGCCCACCGCGCGCCCGGCCGTGGCAGCAGCGCCTGCCGTGTCAATCGAGCGGCAGAAATCTGAATCCTACTATGATATCAAAACCACCATCTTCAACGCGCTGATCGACGCGATTGACTTGACGCAGCTCGGCCAGCTTGACCGTGGCGCGGCGCGCGATGAAATCCGCGACATCGTCAACGAAATCATTTCACTCAAAGACGTGGTCATGTCGATTGCCGAGCAGGAAGAACTGCTCGAAGACATTTGTAACGACGTGCTGGGTTACGGCCCTCTGGAGCCCTTGCTGGCACGCGACGACATCGCAGATATCATGGTCAATGGTGCCAATGATGTGTTCATCGAAGTCGATGGCAAGATGCAGAAGACCGGCGTGCGCTTCCGCGACAATGCCCAGCTTCTCAACGTCTGCCAGCGCATCGTTTCGCAAGTCGGTCGTCGTGTCGATGAAGCAAGCCCCATCTGCGACGCGCGCTTGCCCGATGGTTCACGTGTCAACGTGATCGCACCACCGCTTTCGCTCGATGGCTGCGCCCTCACCATTCGTAAGTTCAAGAAGGATCGCTTGAAGCTGGCCAATCTGGTCAAGTTCAATTCGATCACGCCGGAAGGTGCCACGATTCTCGAAATCATAGGCCGCGTCCGCTGCAACATCCTGATTTCCGGCGGTACCGGCTCCGGCAAAACCACTTTGCTGAATTGCATGACCGGTTCGATCGACTCGGATGAACGCATCATTACCTGCGAAGACGCAGCCGAACTTCAGCTGCAGCAGCCCCATGTCGTGCGTCTTGAAACCCGCCCGCCCAATCTGGAAGGCGAAGGCGCCATCACCATGCGCGATCTGGTGAAGAACTGCCTGCGTATGCGCCCCGAACGCATCATCGTTGGCGAAGTCCGTGGACCTGAAGCCTTCGATTTGCTTCAGGCGATGAATACCGGCCATGACGGCTCAATGGGTACGCTTCACGCCAACAGCCCACGCGAAGCCATCAGCCGTGTGGAATCGATGATCACCATGGGCGGCTTCTCGCTGCCGTCCAAGACCATCAAGGAAATGATCGTCGGCTCAATCGACATTATCATCCAGGCCAGCCGCCTGCGCGACGGTTCGCGCAAGATCACCCACATCACCGAAGTGACGGGCATGGAAGGTGATGTGATCATCACTCAGGATCTGTTCGTCTATGAAATCGAAGGCGAAGCGTCTGACGGCAAGGTGGCTGGTGCGCATCGCTCCACCGGCATTGCCCGCCCCGCCTTCTGGGACAAGGCACGTTATTATGGCGAAGAACGCCGCTTGGCTGAAGCCATGGAAAAGGCTGAAGCGCGCAATGACGCGGCGGGCCGCAAGTAA